AAGAATTTTGTTTTACTTTTTCTGTTAGTTCTCAGGGAGTCAATTCTTTTTAAGATAGGAGAAGATGTAAAACTAAAATTAAGATTTGAATTTAATATAAGGGATAATTTTGCTATTGTTTTAACAATATTTTCTTTTTCTGAGGTTTTTATTAGTGTATATTCATCAGAAGCAAGTTCAGCTATTTCTTCAAAGGATTTTCTCAGTAAAAAGAAATGGGGGAAGTAGAAGAAGGTTTTTGAAAGAAGGTTAGTTATAAGCTTTATGAAAGTATCTTTCTGTCTTATGTGGTTTATTTCATGGAGAAGGATTATTTTTCTTTCCTTTTTTGAGAGAGATTTCCATAAAGAATTATCAATAAAGATAAAGGGTTTAAAGATACCATTTACAGAGATTCCCTCTTTATTTTTTCCATACAAAATCAAAGGTAATTTTTTGTATTTGAGTTCTTTTATAAGATTTTTTGTGAATAAAATAAAAAACAAGGTAAAGGAAATTAAGGGGATGAAGAAAATTTTTTTATTTAAGGGAAGAGGACCTAAAATAAGGCATTTTAAGTTACAGTCAAGAAAGGCTACATAGTAAAAATAAAATGGTAAAAATGAAAGCATAAAAACTATTACAAGAAGGTAAGGGAATTTTTTTCTTAAATTAATTTTTGAAAAAGGCAGTTCTTTATAAACTAATATAAGGATGGAGAGTATAATATAAAGTGTTAATGTTTTTATTAAAAAGTTCATTCTTTTATATTTAATATTTCAATTAATTTTCTTTTTTCCTTTTCATTTAATTTAGTTTTTTTGATAAAATTCATAGCTATAAGATGAGGGACTTCTTCAAGTAGTGGGGAAAGTATTTCTTCTGTTTTTTTCTTTAGAAATTCTTCCTTGCTTATTACTGGGAAGTATAAATTTTTTTTACCAATTTTTTCTGATTTTACAATTCCTTTTTTTTCAAGGTTTTGCATTTCAGTAAGTATAGTTGTATACGCATAATTTTTTCCTATTTTTTTAAAAACTTCAAGGATATCCAAGCAGGTTGCTTTACCTAAGTTCCACAATATTTCAAGACATTCAGCCTGGAGTTCCCCAAGGAAAAGTTTTAAAGATTTACTAAGTTTCATAGTATTAATATAAGTTTAAAAAAATAAAATTTCAAGTTCTTATTTTTTGAAATTTTATTTGAAAGAAGTTGGAATTTTAGAAATTAATAACTTATAATATTAATGAATATCTTAATGACGAAATTACTAATAAATTATGAATTTTTAGGGTCCAATTCCCTAAAAAATAAGGAGGTAATTATGAGGTTTAAAACACTTATCCTCTTCAGTATGGGTGCTTTTCTTATATTAATTGCATGTAAAAAAAAGGAATGTCCTCTTCAGCCTTCACCTCCCTCTCCTTCAGAGTTAATTGAAAATTCCCTTCATGGAACAACAGCTGGTATGGCATACTGGTATTCCTCTCAGAATGGTGGTTTTGAAAATATTTCTAATATACCTTATGATAACCTGACCTGTAAAAACTGTCATGTTGAATCCAATGCCTGTAATACATGTCATGTAAGGGAAGGGGATGTTCCTACCAATTCTGCCTGTTTAAATTGTCACGGAAGGCAGAAAACCGAAATTTTGTTGGGTTATACAGATGTCCATAGTTCAATGGGATTTGTATGTGCTAAATGCCATGGAGAGGAAGATGTACATGGTGATGGGAAAACTTATAATTCTATGCTTGAAGGAGCAATTCTTATAAAGTGCTACGATTGTCACACACAGATCGCTTCAAATACAGCACACAATCAGCATCTTGGAGCCCTTGACAATTTTGAAGACGATGAACTTGATTGTTCAGCCTGTCATGTAAAAAGTGTTGTTACATGTTATAACTGTCATTTTGAATCTGAGGTAAATCAGGGACAGAAAGTTGCATATGGTAGATTCCATAGCTGGAAATTTCTTGTAAAAAGAAATGGTAAAGTCCATGCTGGTAATATTATGTCAATAACTTATCAGGGTAAAGCATTTGTTGCACTTGCTCCTTTTTATGGACACACTATATATAAACCTAACCCATCTACAATATGTGATGAATGCCATAATAATCCAATTGTTCAGGAATATAACTTAAACGGAACTATGACAGCAGTCTGGTGGAATGCTGATTCTTTAAAACTAAAATATTTTAAAGGTGTTATACCGGTTCCGCAAGATTGGCGAACAAGTTTAAAATTCTCCTTTGTAACAAAAGATGATCAAGGCAATTGGATACATCTTAAAGATGATGCAGATTTGAAACAGATTCTTTTTGCTGAACCGCTTGATAGACTTCCTCCACAGTTTTGATAGCATCTATTTAAAAGGGGCAAATATTTTGGGTTCAATTCCCTTTTTGCTCCTTTTTGTTTTTTTATCATAATTAATAATATAATTAATTTATGAAAAACGAAAATTTTCCTGAAATTTATCATTTACAGGCAGAGTTCTGTAAAACAATAGCACAGCCAAAAAGGTTACTCATACTTGAAACCCTTTCAAAAGGTCCGAAGACTATTAAGGAGCTTTCAGAGGAGCTTGGATTTTCTCCGCCGAATATTTCTCAGCATGTTAAGGCGCTTTATGAGAAGGGGGTTTTAGAAAAAATAAGAAAAGGTAATATAGTTTACTATAATTTAAAATATAAAGAGGTTCTTGAAGCATCTCAGATTGTTAGAGAAGTGATGATGAAAATATATTCAGAAAAAGGTAAAGTTCTCTATCAGATAAAATAATTCTTAATTTTTTATTAAAATCTTAGAAAATTTAAAAAATTTAAGATTAATTGCATAAACTTGACAACCATTTTGTTTTTGTATTAATCTTAAAAAATAAATAAATTTTAAAAACAAGGAAAGGGGTTATAATCCCCTGAAATAAAAAGGAGGAATTTAATGCATAAAACAATAACAGGTATTTTAATGACCTTTGCTCTCACCCTACTAATAGGATGTAAAGGCGAACAGGGGCCTCAAGGACCTGCTGGAACTGAAAAGTGTTCAGCCTGTCATTCAGATAATACCACAATTCTTGCAAAGGAAATTCAGTATGAAAATTCAGTCCACTATCTCGGTGGAAATTTTGAAAGAGATAATTACCCCTGCGCAGGATGCCATACCCATGAAGGATTTATTACAAAATTACAGGGTGGTGATACGACAGTAGCAATTATAGATCCCACACCCCCAAATTGTAGAACCTGCCACAATATTCATAAAACTTACACATGGGATGATTTTAAACTTAAGACAGAATCACCCGTTACCTTAAGAGCAGGTGGAGGAATATACAATCAGGGAGAAGGAAATCTCTGTGCTAACTGCCATCAGACAAGAAATGCTGATATGATTAAGCCTGGTCAAGACCCTGTGAATATAACTTCACCTTACTGGGGACCCCATTATGGCAATATGTCAAACCTCCTTTCTGGTAATAGTGGATTTGAAGAATTCCCTGGAACTTATAATAAACAGCATCCCCATTATACAAGTATTACAGACGGATGTCCTCAGTGCCATATGGCTGAACCTTTTGGTGCTCAAGCAGGAGGACATACTATGAATATTTTCTATGTATTTCATGGTCAAACCGAACTTTTAACATCAGGATGTACTGGTTGTCACTCTGATCCTGAGACAAAATTTGAGAATTTGGAAGCAGAAATAGAGGAAAAACTTGATTCTCTTAAAACACTTCTTGTAAATGCTGGTATTTTAAATCCATCAACTGACCGAGCAATTCCAGGTACTTATCCTCGTGCCCTTGCAGGTGCTTTCTGGAATTATAAGTTTGTAGAATACGGTAAGGCTATACATAATCCAGCTTATGCCCGCTCTTTGCTTGATAATACAATTGCCAATTTTCCAACACTTACTAAAAAAAGATTCGCAGAAAAATAACTTAAGAAATAATTAAGGGGAGGTTCAAATCCTCCCCTTTTATTTTTTATAAACATATGAATTTTATTTTTTTGATTTTTTTTACCTTTAAAATAAATTTAAGCTCTTATCTTTATCCTTATGCAATTGATGAAAAAAAATACTATCCTCTTTATACATACCTCAATTTTGGTTTAGAAAATATTTATTTAAAGGGTTTTTCTTTTAATTTTTCTGGAAATAACTATTATGAAAATGATATTTCAAAATTTAAAATTTTTGGATTCAATTTAAATTATCAAAATGAAAGATATTCTTTAAAATTTGGAAGAAACTTTATTTATGAAGGAGCCTCATCATTTATTGATGGTGCTCTCTTAACCCTTTTTCTTAAAAAAATAAATCTTTCAGTTTATGGTGGAAAAAAAGCTTTATTGCCCTTTGAAGCCAAGGATGTCTTTTTAAAAGATAATCCCTATATATTCGGAGCTTTAATTAAATCTTCATTAAATAATTTTTCTTTTTCAACTTTTTGTAATAAAGATGAAGCAGGAATTTCTTTTAAGTTGAATAGATTTTTAGCACCCTTTGTGTCTATAGCTTACAATTTTAGAGAAAAAACTATTGAAAGGTTTGAGTTAAGTTCAAATCTAATACTGAAAAGGAAAGTTTTCCTTAACCTTAAATACTATTTAGAAAGTCCATTTTTAAGACCTCTTGAATATCTGAAGGAAATACTACCTCTTAAAAATAATCAGCGATTTTTCCTTTCTTTAAGTTTTACTGGTTTAAAATTTTTTAATCCATCCCTTTTCTATAGAATTAACTATTATTCAGAAAAAAGAGATTTTGTTTATTTAATTTTAAGAAATAATTTTTTATCTCTTGGTGGAGGATACGGCGAACTTGGAGAAAGAAGAGAAGTTTTATATTTTCTTGAATTCTTTTACCCTTACAAAAATCTTCTCTTTAAGTTATCCTTTAAAACTTTTGATGATTCAGAGCTCTTATATAAACTCTATTCCTTGATTTTAGGTTTTGAATATAAATTTTCAAGCTTTTTAAAATTTACTTCTGAACTGAGAGCTTTTAAAAATGTCCTTTATGAGAAAGATATAAGAGGTTTCTTTGGTATAAAATTTAATTACGAAAAATGAAAACTTTAATTTTATTTTTATTGATAAATCAAAAAAATTTTAACTTTTCCCATAAAAAACATATAGAGATGGATATTGTATGCACTACCTGCCATGAAAAAGCCATTTTATCTGATTTTCAAAAAGATGACCTTTTACCAGGACATAAGGAATGCTCACAGTGTCACGGAATTGAAGAAAATTGCTCTCAGTGTCACACTGAAAAAAAAGAAAAAATTGAAAGACTCCCTATTTATATTTCAAATTTTTCTCATAAGAAACATTCAAAATTTGATTGTTCAATTTGTCACGGAAAAATTAAGGAGGAAGAAGTTTTTCTCTCTATGAGAAATTATGCTTATCCTGTTATGAGTCAATGTATAAACTGTCATAGGGAAAATAAGGTAGCTTTTCTGTGTTCAACTTGTCATACTGATAAAGAGGAAAAGTTAACGATTTTTCACCCCAAGAATTATAGATTTCTACATTCAGAGGAAGCAAAGTTTAGTGATAAAAATTGTAAAATGTGTCATGATGTGGATAATTTAATTTTGATAGGAAGTATTGAAATTCCTGCCTGTAATACATGCCATGCAAAGGAAAATATTGAATTTAAAAATCATCCTGAGAATTTTAGATTTTCTCATTCCTTCTTTTACTATTCAGGTGAAAGCATTTGTTCTTCCTGTCATAATGATTATAAGGATTGTGTTGTTTGCCACAGGAATGAAAAGATTTATCCCTTTGATCACAATTCAGTTGACTGGGTTAAAAGTAGTGGTGGATTGCATTCTGAAGAAGCAAGGTCAAATCCTTTAAGGTGTGTAGTATGTCATGAAGAAAAAGATAATGTTTGTTTAACATGTCACAGGGTTGGAAAATGAGATGTTTAAATTTTTTAATTATTTTCTTTCTTTTATTTTCATTCTGTTCAAAGAAAAATCCTGAGATACTTAGAAGTTATCATCCTGAGAAATGGTATAGAATTCATGATGATAAAATTCGAAATATGGGTGGTAATTATCAGCCCTGTTTAAGGTGTCATGCAATGGAAGGAGAATCTCCCTTTGAAGGTGCCCCGGCTTGCAGAAACTGTCACACTTCAGAACCCTGAAATTGTATTTTTTATTGTAAAGATTTTTTAATCATTTTTTTATGTCTCTCCATATATTTGAATTTTTTTTTATATAATGTTATAATAAAAATTGTTTTATTAATAACACCTTTTTAAAAAAAAGTAATAAAGGAGTTGATATATTATGATAAATTTTGTTGTTATTTTTTTATATGTTCAAACTCTTAGTTTAAATCCTTTTGTTCAGAATTTTTTTAATCCGGATATATCTTTGATTGCTGATTTTTCTTTTGTAGGTATTGATATTAAAGATGAATGGAGAGAAGAACTCTTAATTCCGGAATTTATCAGTCATTCCCATTCACATATAAGTAAAAGTAGGGGATTTAATTTTAATTATCTTGAACTTGTCTTTTCAGCCTTTGTGGATCCCTATTTTGAATTATTTTCTATTAATACAATAAATCCCGAGTATGGAATAGAAATTCATGAACTTTACGGTGATGCAAAATTTTTGCCTTCTGGATTTGGTTCAAGAATAGGTATTTTTAAAAGTGAAATAGGAAGGCATAACTCTAAGCATGCCCATTACTGGGATTTTAATGATTCACCAATAATATATGATGCACTTTTAGGTAGTGAAGGATTAAGTGGATTGGGATTAAGAATTACATATACTTTTCCCTTTAATTTATTTTTAAAGTTAGGGAGCGAAATTTTTCAAAATTCTTATGAAGAACCTGTATCATTTAATGCAGATGGTTATGAATTTCTTGATAAGAAAATTGAATCTTTTTCAAAACCTTCTCTTTTTACAGGGTATATTAAAACATCTTTTGATTTTATTAATCATGTATTTCTTTTAGGAAGTTCTATCATTTATGGAGCTTCAAATATTTTTTATTCTAACCATCATAAAGAGACTTCTTTTAATTCTGCTATAAGTTCACCAGGAACAGTTGTTTATGGATTTGATGTTTCGTATAAGTATATTATTGATGCTTATAGGTATATTTCCTTTCAAGGTGAATATTTAAGTAGAATTATTGATGGGAAATTATATCTTATGAGTGAAACAGATACAAATTTAGCGATTGAGCGTGATTTATATAAAATAAATTCTGGACTTTATTCCGAGATAGTATTTAAGTTAAATAGAAGAATTAGAATGGGTTTAAGGGGTGATTATCTTTTTGAACCATTTATTAGGATAGATGGAAATATTTCTCAAAGTAATATTAAAAATTTATATAAAATTTCTTTTATGGCAGAGTATAATTTTACGGAATTTTCAAGGATTAGATTTCAGTATAATTATGATCATACAAAGTATTTTGAGGAGAAAATGCGTCCGATAAATGAATTTATTTTAAGTATCAATTTATCAATAGGTGCTCACGGTGCCCATATGTTTTAAAAAAGGAGGTTAAAAATGTTAAATATTTTTATTTTGTTTTTTTTCTTATTAAAAGAAGAGCCAATAAGGGTTGTTGTAAGTTATCCATATATTGCTTCTATTGTTAAGGAAATAGGCGGAGATATCCTTGAGATTACTATTCTTTCCAATGGAACAGAGGATCCCCATCATGTGGTGCCAAAGCCCTCTTTAATTGGGAAATTGAGAAGAGCAGATATTTTATTTATCAATGGAGCCTCCCTTGAAATTGGTTTTTTACCACCTCTAATTGAACAGGCAAATAATCCAAGGATAAATCCGGGAAGTAAATTTTTGATTGATTTATCACAGAAAATTGAATTAATTGATAAACCGTTAAAAGTAAGTAGAGCTGAAGGTGATATTCATCCTGAAGGTAATCCTCATTATTATTTAAGTTATAAAAACCTCCCTAAAATTGCAGAAGGAATTTTGGAAGGGCTTATTTCAGTGAGGCCTGAAAAAAGAGAATATTTTGAAAATAATTATAAAAATTTTATTGAAAAATATGAAAATAAGAAAAAAGAATGGGAAGATGTTTTAAAAAAGATAGGTTCTTTAAAACTTATTCAGTATCACAGAATGTTTAATTATTTGGCTAAAGATGGAAATTTTGAAATAGTTGATGAAATAGAACCTAAGCCTGGAATACCTCCTACAGCAAAGCATATAGAAGACATAGTAAATAAAGTAAAAGGGCAAAATTTTATAAAAATTGTAGGTGCTGTTTACAATGATATAAACACAATAAAGAAACTTTCAGAAAAGACCGGTATTAAGTATGTGATACTTCCTCATGATGTAAATAGTTTAAGTGAGGTAAAGGATATTTTTTCTCTATTTGATACAATTTTTAAAAAACTTTCAGAGTGATAGATATTCTTTTTACAAGTTTTTTATTTGCAACTGTTTTAGTTGGAATTCATTCTTATTTTGGTATTTATATAATTGAAAGAGGGATAATTTTTACAGATCTTGCAATAGGACAGATGGCAGCAGTTGGAACTGCTATTTCAATTTTGCTTTTAGGAGGTAAATTTTTTTATCCTATTTCGCTTCTTTTT
The window above is part of the candidate division WOR-3 bacterium genome. Proteins encoded here:
- a CDS encoding M56 family metallopeptidase, encoding MNFLIKTLTLYIILSILILVYKELPFSKINLRKKFPYLLVIVFMLSFLPFYFYYVAFLDCNLKCLILGPLPLNKKIFFIPLISFTLFFILFTKNLIKELKYKKLPLILYGKNKEGISVNGIFKPFIFIDNSLWKSLSKKERKIILLHEINHIRQKDTFIKLITNLLSKTFFYFPHFFLLRKSFEEIAELASDEYTLIKTSEKENIVKTIAKLSLILNSNLNFSFTSSPILKRIDSLRTNRKSKTKFFLFTLFLSALFITLISFIPLKENCGIDCQNLKILCHL
- a CDS encoding BlaI/MecI/CopY family transcriptional regulator encodes the protein MKLSKSLKLFLGELQAECLEILWNLGKATCLDILEVFKKIGKNYAYTTILTEMQNLEKKGIVKSEKIGKKNLYFPVISKEEFLKKKTEEILSPLLEEVPHLIAMNFIKKTKLNEKEKRKLIEILNIKE
- a CDS encoding cytochrome c3 family protein, which encodes MRFKTLILFSMGAFLILIACKKKECPLQPSPPSPSELIENSLHGTTAGMAYWYSSQNGGFENISNIPYDNLTCKNCHVESNACNTCHVREGDVPTNSACLNCHGRQKTEILLGYTDVHSSMGFVCAKCHGEEDVHGDGKTYNSMLEGAILIKCYDCHTQIASNTAHNQHLGALDNFEDDELDCSACHVKSVVTCYNCHFESEVNQGQKVAYGRFHSWKFLVKRNGKVHAGNIMSITYQGKAFVALAPFYGHTIYKPNPSTICDECHNNPIVQEYNLNGTMTAVWWNADSLKLKYFKGVIPVPQDWRTSLKFSFVTKDDQGNWIHLKDDADLKQILFAEPLDRLPPQF
- a CDS encoding metalloregulator ArsR/SmtB family transcription factor; the encoded protein is MKNENFPEIYHLQAEFCKTIAQPKRLLILETLSKGPKTIKELSEELGFSPPNISQHVKALYEKGVLEKIRKGNIVYYNLKYKEVLEASQIVREVMMKIYSEKGKVLYQIK
- a CDS encoding zinc ABC transporter substrate-binding protein — protein: MLNIFILFFFLLKEEPIRVVVSYPYIASIVKEIGGDILEITILSNGTEDPHHVVPKPSLIGKLRRADILFINGASLEIGFLPPLIEQANNPRINPGSKFLIDLSQKIELIDKPLKVSRAEGDIHPEGNPHYYLSYKNLPKIAEGILEGLISVRPEKREYFENNYKNFIEKYENKKKEWEDVLKKIGSLKLIQYHRMFNYLAKDGNFEIVDEIEPKPGIPPTAKHIEDIVNKVKGQNFIKIVGAVYNDINTIKKLSEKTGIKYVILPHDVNSLSEVKDIFSLFDTIFKKLSE